TATTGATTTCCCAGATGTAGGCAGATGGTATGCCATAGGCTTTAGAGAAGTATTTGAAGCATCCTTCACTAGTGACAATCAGTTTTTTCTCATCGGGAATCTTGTTAAATGTCTCTTTAGCTTCTTGGTCCAGTTTACTAAGTTTGTCAGTATAGGATTTTAGATTCTTTTCGTAGTAGGTCTTGTTTTTAGGGTCCTTAGCAATCAGTTGCTTGGCAATATTTTGAGCATAAATAATCCCATTTTCCAGATTAAGCCAAGCGTGGGGATCTTCCTTACCTTTTTCTGATTGACCTTCAAGGTAAATTACCTCAACACCATCACTAACTGCAAAATAATCTTTATTTTCTGTCTTATGAGCATTCTTGACTAACTTAGTAAACCAAGCATTTCCACCAGTTTCTAAATTGATGCCGTTGTAAAAAATTAAGTCAGCTTGTGAGGTCTTCTTTACATCATCAGGAAGAGGTTCGTATTCGTGAGGATCCTTACCAACGGGGACAATAGAGTGGAGAGTGATTTTATCTCCAGCAATATTTTTGGTGATATCGGCAATAATGGAATTGGTCGTAACGACTCGTAATTTATCCATGTTACTGCCTTGTTTATTGGTACAAGCTGTTAGAGTAACTACCGCTAAAAGTAGTAGTACTATTGTTGATAGTATTTTTTTCATATTATTTTCATCCTATTTTTTATTGTTTAGAAGTTTTATTCATGCCACTTTGTTTTGGGGCGATGAAAAAGCTGATGAGAAAGAGTAGAGCAGACGTTAATACAATGCTCGAACCAGCTGCAATATTAAAACTATAGCCGATAAAAAGACCTAGAACAGATGCCAGAGCCCCCAATCCTGATGAGAGAAGAATCATTGTTTTTAGGCTATGAACATAAAGGTAGGCAGTGGCAGCCGGTGTAATTAAAAGTGCCACAATAAGAATAGTACCGACACTTTGCATGGCAGTTACAGCAACCAAGGTTAAAATAACCATAAGTAAGTAGTGGTAGAAGGTGACCTTAACTCCCATAGACTTGGCCAAAATTGGATCAAAGGATGTTAGGAGTAGAGGGCGAAAGAAGATTGTAATAGTTGCTAGTACGAGAAGTGAAACGATAATCGTTATCCACATATCCATGTCTTGTACAGCTAGAATATTCCCGAAGAGAATATGAAAGAGATCTGTGGAACTATTAGCAACACCGATGAGAATAATACCGAGAGCTAGAAAGCTCGAAAAGGTAATCCCAATTGCCGTGTCACTCTTAATAATGGAATTACTTTTGATATAGGTAATCATTGTAGAAGCTAAAAGTCCAAAGATGATGGCTCCTATGAAAAAGTTAATACCCAAGATAAAGGAAATGGCTACCCCAGGTAGAACCGCATGTGAAATTGCATCACCCATAAGTGACATCCCTCTTAGAATAATAAAACAACCAACAGCACCCCCGACAATTCCAATAACTAAAGCCGTTATAAGAGCATTTTGTAAGAAGTGGAAATTTAGCAAACCATCAATAAATTCAGAAATCATTTACATCTCCTTTATAAAATAAACTGTTACCGTAGGTTTTACGGAGATTATCCTCATTAAAAATAAGATTAGTAGGCCCACTAGCAATCAGTTTACGATTTAGGAGGATAACTTGGTCAAAATAATGAGGAACTTTGCTCAAATCATGGTGGACAATAAGAATAAGCTTACCTTTGTCCCTAAGTTCTCTCAAGGTGTTCATGATAATATCTTCGCTGACAGAGTCAATCCCTACGAATGGCTCATCTAATAAAATAATATCTGCCTCTTGTACAAGACAACGAGCAATTAAAACACGTTGAAATTGACCTCCTGATAATTGGCTTATTTGGCGATGGGACAAATCAGTTAGACCGAGTAGTGTTAAAGCATCTGTGACTTTAGACCAATCACTTTTAGATAGACGTTTAAAGAACTTGGTTTTGGGATAGAGTCCTAGAGAGATGCACTCTTTGACAGTAATCGGAAAGTTAAAATCAATATCAGCCTTCTGTGCAACATAGGAAATACGATTCAATTGCTGACGAATAGGTTGTTTATTGAAAAGGATTTTTCCAGAGTGAGGAATAATACCAATTAATGCTTTAATTAGAGTTGATTTACCAGCACCATTTGGTCCAATAATCCCAGTAATACTAGGTCCCTCCAAGTTTAAGGTGATATTATCCAGAGCTAATGTCTCTTTGTAAGACACATTAATATTTTCAATTTGAATCATTAGCTACCTCCTTGAGTTTAATATACTTTAAAATAATAATTAAGTCAAGTTAACTTTTGTAATTAACTTAACTTAATCATGTAGTGTTATCAAGATGACAGAGGATAGTGAATGAGAGTACATTTTTATATCAAATATTCAGCCTGATCAAACTGTTTGATATTTGGGAGAGGCTACAAGGAACATTATTTTTACAATTTGTACGATTTCACTCTGTATTTCAAGAAATCTTTAGTTTTTATTTTTTAAAACTAGTCATATTTCCTTATTTCTGGCATAATAGATATATGAAACTAACGATTCAACGAATGGCTCGAATTGCCATTCTGTCAGCTCTGGCGGTAGGATTGCGGTCAGCATTTATAGGATTGCCAAATATTCAGCCTATTACAGCTATGTTTTTTGTGGCTGTTCTTTATTTGGGTTTGCTTGATGGTCTATTGATTATGGCTTTAACCATGTCCATCTCAGGATTCATCTTTGGTTTTGGTCCTTGGGTCTTTAATCAGATTCTGGCCTTCGGCGTCTTGATGGCTTTTTGGAGTTTGATTGCACCTAGGTTATCACTTGTCTGGCAGATTGCTTTGGTAACTCTTTTGTCCTTTTTCTATGGAGTTCTCCTTGATTACGGGTATGGCCTTCTATTTAAAAGTGGGATTACCTTTGTTATTTCTGGTCTACTTTACGACACCTATCATGCAGTATCGACGCTTCTATTTTATCCATTCATCCAGTCTATTTTTAGGAGGTTTTTGAAATGAAAAAATTATCGACCTATCTCTTTCTCGCCTTATCACTTGTTACCCTAGCAGCCTGCGGAAAAAATGAGGCAGCTAAACTTACTAGTAGCACAAACAATCATCAGTCTAAGGTTCAAGGTCAGGTGACTTTGATTTTGAAAACGGAAAAGGAAAGTAAGAAAAAATCAGTAGAAATCCAAAAAGGTGATACAGTGCTTGATGTCTTGGAAGAGGTATATCCTGTTCAAGAAAATGATGGCTTCATCACTGAGATTGATGGTATTTCTCAAGATAAAGATAAGGGCATCTATTGGATGTTTGATGTTAATGGGAAACTTGGTGAAAAAGCAGCCAACCAACTTAAGGTTGAAGATGGCGATGAAATCAAATTCTATCAAGAAAAGTATAATTAAGATTCTGAACTCTGTTTCAGAGTCTTTTTTATAAAGTTCGGAAATAGCCTTGAAAATTTGTTTGAAAAAGTCGGAAAATTGCAAAATAACTGACGATTTAAAGGAAAATAGTTTACTTTTGTTTTAAAAGTGATATGATAAGAGGGTACTACATAAAGTAAGGAGAATAAGGTTTGGCTTTTAACAAATTGGAAAGCAGTAACAACCAGGAAATCATCTCTGAAGAAGTTGGTATCTTGAAAGAATTGTTGGATGATGCAACACGAGGCATGGCTGGAGAGCAAGGTCTCACAACTATCCAACATTTGGTTGAACTTTATGATGAAGGTGACTATGTGGCCCTTACACAAGCCATTTCAGAAATGACAAATGACGATATGGTCGTTGCATCACGTTATTTCTCTTTGTTACCTCTTTTGATTAATATCTCTGAAGACGTGGATTTGGCTTATGAAGTCAACCACAAGAACAATATTGATGAATCTTATCTAGGTAAGTTGTCTGAAACCTTTGATGTTGTCGCTGAAAGTGAAAATGCACGTGACATTCTTGAACATGTCAATGTCGTGCCAGTATTGACAG
Above is a window of Streptococcus salivarius DNA encoding:
- a CDS encoding metal ABC transporter substrate-binding protein produces the protein MKKILSTIVLLLLAVVTLTACTNKQGSNMDKLRVVTTNSIIADITKNIAGDKITLHSIVPVGKDPHEYEPLPDDVKKTSQADLIFYNGINLETGGNAWFTKLVKNAHKTENKDYFAVSDGVEVIYLEGQSEKGKEDPHAWLNLENGIIYAQNIAKQLIAKDPKNKTYYEKNLKSYTDKLSKLDQEAKETFNKIPDEKKLIVTSEGCFKYFSKAYGIPSAYIWEINTEEEGTPDQIKTLVEKLRQTKVPALFVESSVDERPMKTVSKDTNIPIYAKIFTDSIAEKGQDGDSYYNMMKYNLDKITQGLNQ
- a CDS encoding metal ABC transporter permease: MISEFIDGLLNFHFLQNALITALVIGIVGGAVGCFIILRGMSLMGDAISHAVLPGVAISFILGINFFIGAIIFGLLASTMITYIKSNSIIKSDTAIGITFSSFLALGIILIGVANSSTDLFHILFGNILAVQDMDMWITIIVSLLVLATITIFFRPLLLTSFDPILAKSMGVKVTFYHYLLMVILTLVAVTAMQSVGTILIVALLITPAATAYLYVHSLKTMILLSSGLGALASVLGLFIGYSFNIAAGSSIVLTSALLFLISFFIAPKQSGMNKTSKQ
- a CDS encoding metal ABC transporter ATP-binding protein, encoding MIQIENINVSYKETLALDNITLNLEGPSITGIIGPNGAGKSTLIKALIGIIPHSGKILFNKQPIRQQLNRISYVAQKADIDFNFPITVKECISLGLYPKTKFFKRLSKSDWSKVTDALTLLGLTDLSHRQISQLSGGQFQRVLIARCLVQEADIILLDEPFVGIDSVSEDIIMNTLRELRDKGKLILIVHHDLSKVPHYFDQVILLNRKLIASGPTNLIFNEDNLRKTYGNSLFYKGDVNDF
- a CDS encoding membrane protein, which produces MKLTIQRMARIAILSALAVGLRSAFIGLPNIQPITAMFFVAVLYLGLLDGLLIMALTMSISGFIFGFGPWVFNQILAFGVLMAFWSLIAPRLSLVWQIALVTLLSFFYGVLLDYGYGLLFKSGITFVISGLLYDTYHAVSTLLFYPFIQSIFRRFLK
- a CDS encoding DUF4430 domain-containing protein, with product MKKLSTYLFLALSLVTLAACGKNEAAKLTSSTNNHQSKVQGQVTLILKTEKESKKKSVEIQKGDTVLDVLEEVYPVQENDGFITEIDGISQDKDKGIYWMFDVNGKLGEKAANQLKVEDGDEIKFYQEKYN